AGGGCAGGCAGAAGGATATTGAGAAGGTGGAGAGCATATGTCCTTACTGCGGCTGTGGTTGTAATATAACACTTCATGTGGCGAGGAACGAGGTGATAAGGGTATCATCACGTCCTGAATCACTGAATGAGGGGTGGCTGTGTGTAAAGGGAAGGTTCGGTTTCAGGTTTAACAGCAGCCCGGACAGACTGAAGTCTCCCCTGATAAAGAGGAATGGCCGGTTTGAGGAGGCCTCATGGGATGAGGCCCTTGATTATGTTGCGGAGAGGTTTGGAGAGATAAAGGAAAAGCACGGTGCCGATGCAATTGCAGGGCTCAGTTCCGCCAGATGCACGAATGAAGAGAACTACCTGTTTCAGAAATTCTTGAGGGCAGCGGTCGGTACAAACAATATTGACCACTGTGCCCGCTACTGACACAGTGCTACCGTGGTCGGTCTGGCCACAGTATTTGGCTCAGGGGCCATGACGAACTCTATTCCCGAGATAGAGAACAATGATCTCCTGTTTGTTATCGGCTCCAATACAAAAGAGAACCACCCCATTGTTGCCCTCAGGATGATGAAGGCCGCAAGGAAAGGGGCAAAGATTATTGTTGCTGACCCCAGGAAGGTGCCCCTCGTCAGGTTTGCACATATATGGATGCAGCATCGCCCTGGTACGGACGTTGCCCTGCTTAACAGCATGATGCACGTGATTGTTAAAGAGGGGCTGATGGACAAGGACTTTATCGTCTTCCGTACAGAGGGTTTTGATCAGGAGTTTTTAAAGGGTCTCGATGAATTTACTCCCGAGGTTGGCCAGAAGATAACAGGAGTTCCAAAAGAGAAGATAATCGAGTCTGCCAGGCTTTATGCCGGGGCCTCAAGTCCGGGCATATACTATACCATGGGTATTACCCAGCACAGCCATGGCACGGACAATGTCTTCTGTATAGCAAACCTCGGCCTTATGACAGGCAGTCTCGGCAAGGAGAGCTCGGGGGTAAACCCCCTCAGGGGACAGAACAATGTTCAGGGCTCCTCCGATATGGGTTGCAGTCCCAATATGTATCCCGGGTATCAAAAGCTTGCCATTTCAACAATAAAGGAAAAGTTTGAAACCCTTTGGGGCGCAAAACTCTCTGACAGGGAAGGGATGACTGCAACGGATATGCTTTCTGCTGCTGAGGCAAAAGAACTGAAGGCCATGTATATCATGGGAGAAAACCCTGTCTTGAGCGATCCGGATATGGCGCATACCGTTAAGGCCTTCGGAGCCCTGGACTTCCTTGTTGTCCAGGATATATTCATGACAGAGACTGCTGAACTTGCCGATGTGGTATTGCCGGCGGCATCATTTGCTGAAAAAGAGGGCACTTTTACGAATACCGAGAGGAAGGTTCAGCGTGTACGGAAGGCGGTTTCCCCTCCTGGCGAGGCGCGTGAGGACCTCTGGATTATAACGGAGCTGAGCAACCGCATGGGGTACGAGATGAAATACCCGCGGATTGAGGCCGTCTTTCAGGAGATGGGCATGGCATGGCCTGCCATGGGCGGCATGACCTATTCGAGGCTTAACAGGGGGGGGCTGCAGTGGCCGTGTCCTACTCAGGACCATCCCGGCACTCCCTACCTCTTCAAGGGCGGGTTTCCCCGTGGCAAGGGACGCTTTACCGTGGTGAAGTACAGGCCATCCATTGAAGAGACAGATGAGCAATATCCCTTTATCCTTACAACGGGGAGGGAGCTGTTCCACTATCATACAGGCTCCATGACAAGAAGGGTGGATGCCATAAACAAGGTTTCACCCGAACCATTTGTAGAGATAAACCCCGAGGATGCCGGGGATATGGCTGTTGAGGACGGAGCAATGCTCAGGGTTACTTCACGGCGCGGGTCAATAGAGCTTAAGGCCCGCCTGTCAAAGAGACCTGGCAGGGGTGTTGTCTTTATTCCGTTTCACTTTAAGGAGGCTGCTGCCAATGTTCTTACAAACAGCAAGGCCCTTGACCCGTTCTGTAAAATACCCGAGCTTAAGGTGAGTACCGTCAGGATAGAGAAGGTATAAGGGAAAAGCAGGTTGTGCTCTGATACAGCCTGCTGAGAGAGGAATGCCGGAATTTCATAATACAGGAGGGTAGCAATGATTGACATAGCGGACTTAAAGAAACAGATACTTCTGAAAGAGCTCAATGATGAGGAGCTCCTGATGATCAGGGATAAGATAACGGTTGAGAGCTATCCCAGGGGTACGCTTATCTTTAAGGAGGGGGAACCTACAAAGGGGATATACCTTGTAAAGAATGGAAAGGTCGAGATATCAAAGAGCACCCCTGACGGCTGGAAACAGACGCTGGCCATACTCAATGAGGGTCATTTCTTTGGTGAGCTATCTGTTATAGAGGACAAGAAGGTGCATGGTGCAAATGTTACGGCTGTTGAGAACACAGAACTCTTTCTCCTGAAGAGCGAGACCTTCAGGTCACTTGAAGACAGCCACCCGCAGGTAATGTACAAGATTGTGAAGGCCATAGCCAGGGTGGCGAGCAAGAACATACACTCAATGAACGAAAAGCTGATGAATCTGCTGATTAGTTATTAGGGATAATTAAGAATGGAGTAATGGAGCAATGGAATGTTGGAGTATGATTTATTGTCAATACACCATTAATCCATTGCCTCATTACTCCTTATTTCAACATAAAACTTGAAACAAAAAGGGAGGTAACTTTATGCCGATTGATCCAACAAAGCACGCGGACTGGGAGGTAGCAGAGGCCGCAGAAAAGAACATGAAGACAGTTTATGAGTTGGCCGAAGAGATGGGGCTTGACAAGAAAGAGCTTCTTCCCCACGGTCACTATGTTGCAAAGCTTGATTACAAGGCCATCCTGGACCGTCTCAAGGACCGTCCTGACGGAAAGTACATTGACGTAACCGCCATCACGCCAACACCGCTTGGCGAAGGAAAATCAACAACTACGATCGGGCTCCTTCAGGGGATGGGCAAGAGGGGCAAACACGTTATGGCTGCAATAAGACAGCCCTCCGGCGGGCCGACCATGAACATCAAGGGTTCGGCAGCAGGCGGCGGACTTTCGCAGTGTATCCCGCTGACACCCTTTTCCCTTGGTCTTACAGGAGATATAAACGCCATCATGAATGCCCATAACCTTGCCATGGTTGCAATGACTGCAAGGATGCAGCATGAGTTCAATTACAATGACGAACAACTTGCAAAGCGTAATCTGAAGAGGCTGGATATGAACCCCCGCAATGTCCAGATGGGATGGATTATGGACTTCTGTGCCCAGGCACTCAGAAAGATGGTTATCGGTATCGGCGGAAAGATGGACGGCTTCATGATGGAGTCGAAGTTTGATATTGCCGTCTCATCCGAGGTTATGGCCATACTGTCTGTAGCAACTGATCTCAAGGATTTCCGCGAGAGAATGGGCAAGATAGTTGTTGCCTATAACAAGCAGGGAAACCCTGTAACTACTGAAGACCTTGAGGTTGCCGGTGCAATGACTGCATGGATGGCCGGTGCGATAAACCCTAACCTTATGCAGTCCATAGAGGGACAGCCTGTCCTGGTTCATGCAGGACCTTTTGCCAATATTGCCATCGGACAGTCCTCGATTATAGCAGACAGGGTAGGCCTGAAACTCTCGGACTACCATATAACCGAGAGCGGGTTTGGTGCTGATATCGGTTATGAAAAATTCTGGAACCTCAAGTGCCGTTACTCGGGCATCAAGCCTGATGCCGTAGTGATAGTGGCGACAATCAGGGCCCTGAAGTGTCACGGTGGTGCACCGGTTCCTGTTCCGGGAAGACCTATTCCCGCGGAATACGGTGAAGAGAATGTTGAATGGGTGGAAAAGGGTTGCGAGAACCTCATACATCACATAAATACCGTCAGAAAGTCAGGGGCAACCCCGGTGGTCTGCATAAATGCCTTCTATACGGATACCAAGGCCGAGATTGAGACCGTCAGGAAGATGGTTGAGGCTGCCGGTGCAAGGGTTGCCGTCAGTGAGCATTGGCTGAAAGGCGGTGACGGTGCACTTGAGCTTGCCGATGCAGTGCTCGATGCCTGTGATGAGGAGAGTAACTTCAAGTTCCTCTATGATCTTGATGTAACCCAGAGGCACAGAATCGAGATGATTGCAGAGGATGTCTACGGAGCTGACGGTGTAGAGTTTTCATCTGAGGCGCTGCAGAAGCTGAAGGAGATAGAGGCAGATCCGGAGCTTGGAAAGTTCGGCACGTGTATGGTCAAGACCCACCTGAGCCTGAGTGATAACCCGGCCCTGAAAGGAGTACCTAAAGGATGGAAGCTCTTTGTGAGGGACGTCCTTATCTTCAGGGGAGCAGGATTTGTCGTTCCGGTGGCAGGTGATATAAAGCTGATGCCTGGTACGTCCTCGGATCCGGCCTACAGAAGGATTGATGTGGATGTCGAGACCGGAAAGGTGAAAGGCCTGTTTTGATTGTCCGGTTTTTCCCGGCACTTCTATAGAAAAAAACAAGAACAAATAGGGGGGGCACTCAAGTGCCCCCCCTATTTGTTTAATCCCTCCCTCTGTCCATAAAAACCTTGATTCCGTGATTAACCCCAATTCCAACTTGACAAAATCCCCGCAATATGCTATAAATTAAACATATTCGAAAGTCTATAGTTTCTAAACTCAGGAGACGGTACAGTCCCTCAGAAAAAAAAGGAGGAAAGAAATGAGGCAAAAAGGATTCAGCAGTCTAAAAGGGCCTTTGCTTTGTTCAGTTATTATGATTGTGGCGATGTTCAGCTTTGTTGCGAGTGCGTATGCAACAAACGGCTACTTTGCCCACGGCTACAGCATCAAGAACAAGGCATTGGCAGGTGCAGGTGTAGCCCTGCCGATGGATGCGTTAACAGCCACTACAAACCCGGCTGGAATGGTATTTGTCGGTAACCGCGTTGATGCAGGTCTCACCCTGTTCATGCCATCCAGGGAGTATACGGTAAGAGGCACTCCATCCGGTCCTCCCGCTTTTGGTCTGACGCCCGGAACCGTGAAGAGTGGTTCCGAGATGTTTGTGATACCCTCGGTGGGTGTTAACTGGATGTTGAATGAAAGCAGCTCTGCCGGCGTGTCGGTATACGGAAACGGCGGAATGAATACTGATTATGACACCAATACGTTCTATGGTTCTTCACCCACAGGTATAGACCTGATGCAGTTGTTTATCACCCCAACCTACTCAGTAAAATTGACCCCAAAACATG
This window of the Nitrospirota bacterium genome carries:
- the fdhF gene encoding formate dehydrogenase subunit alpha: MVTVTIDGRSIKVREGSTILQASREHDIYIPTLCDDPRLEPYGGCRLCLVQIKGMPRPVTACTTPVTEGMDVDTTNEEIEGLRRTIVELLLSDHPTDCMICEKAGDCTLQELAYFYNLRENRFEGERRQYSGSDGNPFIERNMEKCILCGKCVRVCSEVQGVGAIEIAYRGFSAKVCPPFEKDLDCEFCGQCVSVCPTGALMGKISMGKGRQKDIEKVESICPYCGCGCNITLHVARNEVIRVSSRPESLNEGWLCVKGRFGFRFNSSPDRLKSPLIKRNGRFEEASWDEALDYVAERFGEIKEKHGADAIAGLSSARCTNEENYLFQKFLRAAVGTNNIDHCARYUHSATVVGLATVFGSGAMTNSIPEIENNDLLFVIGSNTKENHPIVALRMMKAARKGAKIIVADPRKVPLVRFAHIWMQHRPGTDVALLNSMMHVIVKEGLMDKDFIVFRTEGFDQEFLKGLDEFTPEVGQKITGVPKEKIIESARLYAGASSPGIYYTMGITQHSHGTDNVFCIANLGLMTGSLGKESSGVNPLRGQNNVQGSSDMGCSPNMYPGYQKLAISTIKEKFETLWGAKLSDREGMTATDMLSAAEAKELKAMYIMGENPVLSDPDMAHTVKAFGALDFLVVQDIFMTETAELADVVLPAASFAEKEGTFTNTERKVQRVRKAVSPPGEAREDLWIITELSNRMGYEMKYPRIEAVFQEMGMAWPAMGGMTYSRLNRGGLQWPCPTQDHPGTPYLFKGGFPRGKGRFTVVKYRPSIEETDEQYPFILTTGRELFHYHTGSMTRRVDAINKVSPEPFVEINPEDAGDMAVEDGAMLRVTSRRGSIELKARLSKRPGRGVVFIPFHFKEAAANVLTNSKALDPFCKIPELKVSTVRIEKV
- a CDS encoding cyclic nucleotide-binding domain-containing protein yields the protein MIDIADLKKQILLKELNDEELLMIRDKITVESYPRGTLIFKEGEPTKGIYLVKNGKVEISKSTPDGWKQTLAILNEGHFFGELSVIEDKKVHGANVTAVENTELFLLKSETFRSLEDSHPQVMYKIVKAIARVASKNIHSMNEKLMNLLISY
- a CDS encoding formate--tetrahydrofolate ligase, with amino-acid sequence MPIDPTKHADWEVAEAAEKNMKTVYELAEEMGLDKKELLPHGHYVAKLDYKAILDRLKDRPDGKYIDVTAITPTPLGEGKSTTTIGLLQGMGKRGKHVMAAIRQPSGGPTMNIKGSAAGGGLSQCIPLTPFSLGLTGDINAIMNAHNLAMVAMTARMQHEFNYNDEQLAKRNLKRLDMNPRNVQMGWIMDFCAQALRKMVIGIGGKMDGFMMESKFDIAVSSEVMAILSVATDLKDFRERMGKIVVAYNKQGNPVTTEDLEVAGAMTAWMAGAINPNLMQSIEGQPVLVHAGPFANIAIGQSSIIADRVGLKLSDYHITESGFGADIGYEKFWNLKCRYSGIKPDAVVIVATIRALKCHGGAPVPVPGRPIPAEYGEENVEWVEKGCENLIHHINTVRKSGATPVVCINAFYTDTKAEIETVRKMVEAAGARVAVSEHWLKGGDGALELADAVLDACDEESNFKFLYDLDVTQRHRIEMIAEDVYGADGVEFSSEALQKLKEIEADPELGKFGTCMVKTHLSLSDNPALKGVPKGWKLFVRDVLIFRGAGFVVPVAGDIKLMPGTSSDPAYRRIDVDVETGKVKGLF